CGCGCGCCGGTTCGCCGCGCTGCGTCCGTTCCTCGTGCGCGCGCCGGCGTCCGAGGACTACGACCGGCTCGCGGCCGAGCTCGGACAGACGCGCAACCAACTCTCCGTGGCGCTCCACCGGCTGTCGCGCCGCTACACGGAGCTGATCCGCGCGGAAGTCCGGAGCACGCTGGCGAACCCCGCCGACGTGGACACGGAGCTGCGGCAACTGGTCGACGTCCTGCGCCGATGAGATGCGTGTTGTGCGGCGGCGAATTCTCCACGGCCTCGGCGGATGAGGTTTGCGCGGCCTGCGCGCTGACTCGGGCGCTGAGCCCAACGACCGAGGAGCCGCGCGATGCGCTCGCCGGCTACGAACGCCTGCGGGAACTCGGGCGCGGGGCGATGGGCGTCGTGTGGCTGGCGCGCGAGCGCGCGCTGGACCGCCTCGTCGCGCTCAAGGTGATTTCGCTCTCCGGCGATCCGCTGGCGGCGGAGCGGCTGCTCCGCGAAGGCAAGGTCGCCGCGAGCTTGCAGCATCCGCACATCGTCGCGGTGCACGCGCTCGGCGGCGAAGGCGCGACGACGTTCCTCGCGATGGATTTCGTGGCCGGCGGAAATCTCGCGGAAAAACTCGCCCGGCAACCGCTCGCGCCCCGCGCGGCGGCGATGCTCGTGGTCCAGCTCGCGGACGCCGTCGCGCACGCGCACGCCGCCGGCGTCCTGCATCGCGACCTGAAGCCTTCGAACGTCCTCCTCACTCCGACCGGCGAGCCGAAGCTCGCGGACTTCGGGCTGGCGGGCCCGTCGCAGGGGCGCGGCGATCTCACCCGCACGTTGCAGGTGGCGGGCACGCCGGCCTTCCTCGCGCCGGAGCTCCTGAGCGACGCCGCGGCGACCCCGCTCGCGGACGTCTACGGTTTGGGCGCGTTGCTCTATGTGTGTCTGACCGGGCGCGCGCCGTTCGTGGCGGAATCGACGGCGGCCGTGCTGCACCTCGTGGCCACGGCGGAGCCCGTGTCGCCGCGCGTGTTGCAGCCGGGCGCGCCGCGCGATCTGGAGACGATCTGCCTGAAATGCCTGAGCAAGCGGCCGGCGGAACGCTACGCGGGCGCGGCGGAGCTGCGCGACGACCTGCGGCGTTTTCTGCGCGGCGAGACCATCGCGGCGCGTCCGCTGGGGCCGCTCGCGCGCGGCGCGCGCTGGTGCCGGCGCCGGCCGGCGGTGGCGATCTCCGCGGGGCTGGCGGCGACGTTGCTGCTGACGCTCGCGATCGGCGGTCCGCTGGTGGCGGTGCGGATCGAGCGGGAGCGGCATGCGGCGAGCGAGGCGGCGGCCACGGCGCGCGCGGTGAGCGAGTTTCTGCAAAACGACCTGCTGGCCCAGGCGTCGCCCGCGCGGCAACCCGATCGCGATCTGAAACTCCGCACGGTGCTCGATCGCGCGGGGCGCGCCATCGAGGGCCGCTTTGCGGCGGAGCCGGAGATCGAGGCGGCGTTGCGCACGACGCTCGGCGAGACGTATTCCTCCCTCGGCGATTTCGAGACGGCGCGGCGCGAGTTGCTGCGTGCGCGCCGGTTGCGGGCGGCGGCCCCGGCCGGCGCGCCGGAGGCGGTGCTCGCGCTCGACGCGAAGCTGGTTCCCGTGCTGGTCGGGCTCGGGCGTTATCCGGAGGCCGCGGCGTTGGCGCGCGTGACGTGGGAGCGGCAGAGCCGGGTGCTCGGCCCCGAGGCGCCGGCGACGTTGAACACGT
This window of the Candidatus Didemnitutus sp. genome carries:
- a CDS encoding serine/threonine protein kinase, whose product is MRCVLCGGEFSTASADEVCAACALTRALSPTTEEPRDALAGYERLRELGRGAMGVVWLARERALDRLVALKVISLSGDPLAAERLLREGKVAASLQHPHIVAVHALGGEGATTFLAMDFVAGGNLAEKLARQPLAPRAAAMLVVQLADAVAHAHAAGVLHRDLKPSNVLLTPTGEPKLADFGLAGPSQGRGDLTRTLQVAGTPAFLAPELLSDAAATPLADVYGLGALLYVCLTGRAPFVAESTAAVLHLVATAEPVSPRVLQPGAPRDLETICLKCLSKRPAERYAGAAELRDDLRRFLRGETIAARPLGPLARGARWCRRRPAVAISAGLAATLLLTLAIGGPLVAVRIERERHAASEAAATARAVSEFLQNDLLAQASPARQPDRDLKLRTVLDRAGRAIEGRFAAEPEIEAALRTTLGETYSSLGDFETARRELLRARRLRAAAPAGAPEAVLALDAKLVPVLVGLGRYPEAAALARVTWERQSRVLGPEAPATLNTWSLYGDALRNAGRWPEAKETLRQALETRRRLGRPLDREALLTMNNYASALTETGELAAAERLFKESLELHRRHLGEDFPETLRVMNDLTIVLSREGKLTEAEALGQQALAADVRVLGPEHPGVLLILNSLASIARDRGRLDEAAAYLGRVLEIRRRVFGEKHSDTLVVLTNLAIILRDQGRLDEAAASARELVATREEVSGPEHPFTLSAMFALASIEKRQGEHAAAELRFRRLTAARARVLGESHPDTLWARAEWGDVLLLAGRSSEAEAELRRALALAERTEWDEWRRAIVRSRLGGALCAQGRWAEAEALLAAGVEGLAANEGKMPKFLLPELPLARERLARWQAAAKK